Proteins encoded by one window of Glycine soja cultivar W05 chromosome 15, ASM419377v2, whole genome shotgun sequence:
- the LOC114387332 gene encoding uncharacterized protein LOC114387332 gives MVREHNINSGWPPIGAPLNVQRDEYDQHWSNFDSSVNAVSFGFVATAILISMFLVMAIFERFLKPTSPALLPSGGWNRRRSSQMDFNGKLAHPSPKMSLYTSWVSVLMPGDVTPSFIAHPVPAPCCPERISWPSHQHNTLPYSTYNTMPSINQV, from the exons ATGGTGAGAGAGCATAACATTAACAGTGGATGGCCACCAATAGGGGCCCCACTGAACGTGCAGAGAGATGAGTATGATCAGCATTGGAGTAACTTCGATAGCTCTGTGAATGCTGTTTCTTTTGGCTTTGTTGCCACTGCCATTCTTATTTCTATGTTCTTAGTCATGGCCATCTTTGAGAGGTTTCTCAAACCTACCTCGCCGGCCCTCTTGCCGTCCGGTGGCTGGAACCGTCGTCGGAGCTCTCAGATGGACTTCAATGGGAAGCTTGCTCACCCATCACCGAAA ATGAGTTTGTATACCAGCTGGGTTTCAGTTTTAATGCCTGGAGATGTGACTCCTTCTTTCATTGCTCACCCTGTGCCTGCACCATGTTGCCCAGAACGAATATCATGGCCTTCACATCAACATAACACATTACCTTATTCCACTTACAACACCATGCCTAGTATCAACCAAGTATAA